One Oryza glaberrima chromosome 11, OglaRS2, whole genome shotgun sequence genomic region harbors:
- the LOC127755064 gene encoding calmodulin-binding protein 60 A-like, producing MPPKRKSPPPPPPPGPVVVVPPPPYRRRLEIIDLPQGAAAPTTPTPGKWQMPRVPIAFIALYFIVLVEGKSNRRIRRVVRKENIISQGKVLQALDNALQKHLNPIHRSLESLTERIDTLTHEVGQIKQSNFNHHANEHYRSEANQDAAGFARYGEAVELRFLNKLKPRLYTQEKIRAEDGTAIQIALFKDNQIVESGPLSSARIEFVALEGDFNDVAPENWTECMFNQNIARSPKGPVLGGVCQIKLKNGEASPSGISFVVPSSKSRSGMFILAARVRSSDKAGFRIMEALMNPVEVQVYRNKANKNSDTPKLKDDVYRLKGISKKGTRFNWLKHNGINTVEDMLKALNKNEKKIRTECFKLKKSSKDWKEIVKHARKCDLEGNCNLKSYGVEEKHVVLFFNCVHDLVGAQFHDGYVTKDNFNSDQQDAVNCLKKQAYDALDDIAFDDKMKDNYPVSLSSAMNTSITDGDVSIPLIDRAGTNPPDLHVTSQAVGNSHHAEIYQEPELLQALLNYNSACEIEPNEGYRAGAVAQIFGGFSEVDIPIGCYTGQASEGTSSGGNALIGLMNMSQNGSDGSNIAELIDNDIDPYQYII from the exons ATGCCCCCCAAGCGTaagtcgccaccgccgccgccgccgcctggcccCGTCGTGGTGGTGCCTCCCCCACCGTACAGGCGGCGCCTGGAGATCATCGATCTTCCCCAGGGAGCTGCTGCTCCGACAACTCCAACTCCGGGGAAGTGGCAGATGCCTCGGGTGCCCATAGCTTTCATTGCCCTCTACTTCATCGTCCTCGT CGAGGGGAAGTCCAACCGCCGCATTCGTCGAGTG GTACGCAAAGAGAATATTATTTCCCAGGGAAAGGTGCTCCAAGCACTTGATAATGCCCTTCAGAAGCATCTTAATCCAATTCATCG ATCTCTTGAATCCCTTACCGAACGAATTGATACTCTGACTCATGAAGTG GGACAGATCAAACAATCAAATTTTAACCATCATGCCAATGAGCATTACAG ATCAGAAGCAAATCAAGATGCTGCTGGATTTGCTCGTTATGGGGAAGCTGTTGAGTTGAGATTCCTCAATAAGTTGAAGCCTCGTCTTTATACACAGGAAAAAATTAGAGCAGAGGATGGCACGGCTATCCAAATTGCCTTATTTAAGGATAACCAGATAGTTGAATCCGGTCCACTTTCTTCTGCAAGAATTGAATTTGTGGCTCTTGAAGGTGACTTTAATGATGTTGCCCCTGAAAATTGGACCGAGTGTATGTTCAATCAGAACATAGCAAGATCCCCAAAAGGGCCTGTGTTAGGAGGAGTTTGTCAAATCAAGCTGAAGAATGGGGAGGCCTCTCCTTCTGGCATCTCTTTCGTTGTACCATCTTCAAAGAGTAGAAGCGGAATGTTCATTCTGGCAGCAAGAGTTCGTAGCAGTGACAAAGCCGGGTTCCGGATTATGGAAGCCTTGATGAATCCTGTTGAGGTGCAGGTTTACCGAAACAAAG CAAATAAAAATAGTGACACTCCAAAATTGAAAGATGACGTATACCGTTTAAAGGGAATTTCAAAGAAGGGAACTCGCTTCAATTGGCTTAAACATAATGGGATCAACACTGTGGAGGATATGTTAAAGGCTTTAAATAAGAACGAAAAGAAGATTCGCACT GAGTGCTTCAAGCTAAAGAAGAGCAGCAAGGATTGGAAAGAAATAGTTAAACATGCTAGAAAGTGTGATCTCGAAGGCAATTGCAACCTGAAATCTTATGGAGTTGAAGAGAAACATGTTGTACTCTTCTTTAACTGCGTACATGATCTCGTTGGAGCACAATTTCATGATGGCTATGTTACAAAGGACAATTTCAATTCAGATCAGCAG GATGCCGTGAATTGTTTGAAAAAACAAGCGTATGATGCTCTGGATGACATTGCCTTCGATGACAAAATGAAAGACAACTATCCAGTATCTTTGTCTTCAGCTATGAACACAAGCATTACTGATGGTGATGTTTCCATTCCCTTAATAGACAGAGCAGGAACAAATCCTCCAGATCTCCATGTTACATCTCAAG CAGTTGGGAATTCTCATCATGCTGAGATTTATCAAGAACCTGAACTGCTTCAAGCATTACTGAACTATAATAGTGCCTGTGAGATAGAACCAA ATGAAGGTTATCGAGCAGGTGCTGTGGCTCAGATCTTCGGTGGATTTTCTGAAGTTGACATCCCTATTGGGTGCTATACTGGTCAGGCATCTGAA GGTACTTCTTCTGGAGGCAATGCCTTGATCGGACTGATGAATATGTCACAGAATGGCAGCGATGGCAGCAATATTGCAGAACTGATTGACAACGACATTGATCCTTATCAGTACATCATTTAA